The following proteins come from a genomic window of Daphnia carinata strain CSIRO-1 chromosome 6, CSIRO_AGI_Dcar_HiC_V3, whole genome shotgun sequence:
- the LOC130690547 gene encoding solute carrier family 41 member 1-like, with the protein MSSLPNVHSETANNLRKRIKRNKMGPQTEEENCEVIEMTEPMLVPESNKDDDWGNSEESECEVMLKTSIPNLVNNYSGEENVEGFWPLAFQIFFPFLIAGLGMVGAGIVLDIVQHWNVFQVVTELFILVPALLGLKGNLEMTLASRLSTQANLGLMDSVDQRWSLIKSNLALIQCQAIVVGFLASIAAVIMGWIPEGSFDIYHALLISASAVLTASFASFVLGIIMVVVIIISHRFKINPDNVATPIAASLGDLTTLGLLATISTLLFNAITNVEAGLWWISPCILCAFIALLPWLVCVSSSNTLTKEVLYSGWSPVLAAMAISSMGGVILDCTVKAYKGIAVFQPVINGVGGNLVAVQASKLSTWLHQRGRIEEASINGMGDGNKTFFCVSPISTFCTGGPHAKTARVLLLLVLPGHIIFTLAIYYLQAGHTSLTPVFFVIYMFSAFLQVLLLLYIGHVMILWMWSRSIDPDNSAIPYLTALGDLLGTAFLAMAFHILYLIGDKDADVGD; encoded by the exons ATGAGTTCACTCCCTAATGTTCATTCTGAAACTGCAAACAATcttagaaaaagaattaaaagaaataagatGGGTCCTCAGACAGAGGAAGAGAATTGTGAAGTCATTGAGATGACAGAGCCAATGCTGGTGCCTGAGAGCAATAAAGATGATGATTGGGGAAATAGTGAAGAAAGTGAATGTGAAGTTATGCTGAAGACATCAATTCCAAATTTGGTCAATAATTATAGTGGGGAAGAGAATGTAGAAGGCTTCTGGCCCCTTGCATTCCAAATATTTTTCCCATTCCTTATTGCCGGATTAGGTATGGTAGGAGCTGGAATTGTTCTGGACATTGTTCAG CACTGGAATGTATTTCAAGTGGTGACAGAGCTCTTCATTTTGGTACCTGCTTTATTAGGACTTAAAGGAAATCTTGAAATGACCTTAGCTTCAAGGCTATCAACTCAAGCGAATCTCGGACTAATGGATTCAGTGGATCAGCGTTGGAGTCTTATTAAAAGCAATTTAGCTCTCATCCAA TGTCAGGCAATAGTCGTAGGTTTTCTGGCCTCGATAGCTGCAGTGATAATGGGTTGGATTCCTGAGGGTAGCTTTGACATATACCATGCACTGCTAATTAGCGCAAGTGCCGTGTTAACAGCTTCCTTTGCAAGTTTTGTTCTCG GTATCATTATGGTGGTTGTGATAATTATTTCTCATCGGTTCAAGATTAATCCTGACA ATGTGGCGACTCCTATTGCGGCCTCTTTGGGTGACTTGACTACTTTGGGACTTTTGGCAACAATTTCTACCTTGCTTTTCAATGCAATCA CAAATGTAGAGGCTGGGCTTTGGTGGATATCTCCTTGTATTCTTTGTGCCTTTATCGCATTGCTTCCATGGCTAGTATGTGTCTCCTCTTCCAACACATTGACCAAAGAAGTCCTGTACTCCGGATGGTCTCCTGTTCTAGCAGCTATGGCAATCAGCAG catgGGGGGTGTAATATTAGACTGCACGGTTAAGGCTTACAAAGGGATCGCCGTCTTCCAGCCTGTTATTAATGGTGTAGGAGGCAATTTGGTAGCTGTTCAAGCGAGCAAGTTATCAACTTGGCTACATCAGCGTGGGCGAATTGAGGAAGCGTCCATCAATGGCATGGGCGATGGcaacaaaacctttttttgcGTCAGTCCTATATCCACGTTCTGCACGGGTGGTCCTCACGCGAAAACAGCTCGAGTTCTTCTGTTACTG GTACTTCCTGGGCACATAATCTTCACCCTTGCGATATATTATCTACAAGCAGGGCATACTAGCCTTACTCCGGTGTTTTTCGTGATATACATGTTTTCCGCTTTTCTTCAA GTGTTACTCTTGCTGTATATTGGCCATGTAATGATTTTATGGATGTGGAGCCGTTCCATCGATCCAGACAACTCTGCGATACCTTATTTAACTGCATTGGGTGATCTGTTGGGAACGGCCTTTCTAGCAATGGCTTTTCATATTCTGTATCTAATTGGTGATAAGGACGCCGATGTCGGTGACTAA
- the LOC130690566 gene encoding uncharacterized protein LOC130690566 isoform X3, with protein sequence MASHHEPSQQRVPPPHEPPNAAPVRPKPLWQPWSDSDDDRDLTSNRAGADNEGGSSSKELPTRTKKERRRHERHHELLSTAARARKERVPVAMEPADEVDRPLDMSTGRRASPPPYPAAGSSSGVGIPPSYPLSLRSSPAPSCPSPCGSTSSSASQSRTITANGSSSPPPRSRPAADGERLGAPQRREIISSGMCDPVIDEHFRRSLGERYTHLFASSSPSSTSNSTNTNDSSSRDGGAANKMPSTVNVTGLSVDDHFAKALGETWLKLQSETKEKEANSDSQPGSPLPSSAQRQGLLLT encoded by the exons ATGGCCAGCCACCACGAGCCCAGTCAACAGAGAGTTCCTCCTCCTCATGAACCCCCCAATGCTGCACCAGTCAGGCCAAAGCCCTTGTGGCAACCGTGGTCTGACAGCGATG ATGATCGAGATTTAACATCGAATCGAGCCGGTGCTGATAATGAAGGGGGTAGTAGTAGCAAGGAGCTACCGACGCGAACGAAGAAAGAACGCCGACGTCACGAACGCCACCATGAACTGCTCTCGACGGCCGCCAGGGCTCGCAAAGA gaGAGTTCCAGTTGCGATGGAACCGGCGGATGAAGTGGACAGACCATTGGATATGAGCACCGGACGTCGAGCTTCACCTCCACCTTATCCGGCAGCTGGATCGTCGTCTGGCGTCGGCATCCCACCATCATATCCTTTGAG TTTAAGATCCAGTCCGGCTCCCAGCTGTCCCAGTCCGTGTGGCAGTACCAGTTCGTCGGCATCTCAGTCGAGGACAATAACAGCCAATGGATCATCATCTCCACCTCCCCGTTCCCGTCCAGCAGCTGACGGCGAGAGACTCGGTGCTCCTCAACGCCGCGAAATCATTTCCTCAG GTATGTGCGATCCGGTGATTGACGAACATTTCCGCCGCTCGCTGGGCGAGCGTTACACTCATTTGTTTGCGTCGTCATCGCCATCGTCTACCTCCAATTCAACCAATACGAATGACTCATCCTCACGGGATGGAGGAGCGGCAAACAAAATGCCTTCCACTGTCAACGTCACCGGACTCTCTG tgGATGATCATTTCGCCAAAGCCTTGGGAGAGACTTGGCTCAAATTGCAGAGCGAGACCAAGGAGAAAGAAGCCAATAGCGATTCGCAGCCCGGCTCTCCGCTACCATCATCAGCCCAGAGACAGGGACTACTTCTTACTTGA
- the LOC130690570 gene encoding SAP30-binding protein-like: MSKSAVSVLQSLTATYTDSEGEDDERSDRKRRSSSLTSDGNIEMGKEPIATNAATSIATPESNKSGTNTPQSGSSISAAEIRRVAARLVSYNNDEAMSDEDDGEEDSNSRVEFPVVRSSRPVSPTTEPIKLLPGEELLPPEPTGKCPPDLQEKITRQYESMVQKNVSSLNFQIQQRKHFRNPSIYEKLIDHLEIEEIGTNYPPALYDPYQWGEESYYENLSKIQREEMEKREKERRERTKVEFVSGTAAKKTSTSGTDEEKKRKSKWDQTVPMSQSANLTSVATGTKMAIPAFGTLPKKAKQV; encoded by the exons ATGTCAAAATCAGCTGTCTCAGTCCTGCAATCATTGACGGCTACATACACCGACTCGGAAGGTGAAGACGATGAACGTTCGGATAGGAAAAGGAGATCATCATCTCTCACCTCAGATGGTAACAttgaaatgggaaaagaaCCTATTGCAACCAATGCTGCGACATCAATAGCTACTCCAGAGAGTAACAAATCTGGGACCAACACACCACAATCAGGGAGCAGCATAAGTG CTGCTGAAATTCGAAGAGTTGCTGCACGTTTGGTGTCATACAACAACGATGAGGCTATGTCAGATGAAGATGATGGGGAAGAAGATAGTAATAGCAGAGTAGAATTCCCTGTTGTGAGATCCAGCAGACCTGTAAGCCCTACCACAGAACCAATCAAACTGTTACCTGGTGAAGAACTGCTTCCTCCGGAGCCAACTGGAAAGTGCCCACCTGATCTACAGGAGAAAATAACCAGACAATATGAGAGCATGGTGCAGAAAAATGTGTCATCTTTGAATTTCcaaattcaacaaagaaaGCATTTTCGAAACCCCAGCATCTATGAAAAGCTGATAGACCACTtggaaatagaagaaatagGAACCAATTACCCACCT gcaCTATATGATCCGTACCAATGGGGAGAAGAATCATATTACGAAAATCTTTCTAAAATCCAACGAGAGGAGATggagaaacgagaaaaagagcGACGAGAAAGGACCAAAGTTGAATTTGTTTCAGGTACGGCTGCAAAGAAGACGAGTACCAGTGGTactgatgaagaaaaaaagaggaaatccAAGTGGGATCAAACAGTGCCAATGAGCCAAAGTGCTAATCTGACGTCGGTGGCTACCGGTACAAAAATGGCTATTCCTGCTTTTGGAACATTAcctaaaaaagcaaaacaagttTAA
- the LOC130690566 gene encoding serine/arginine repetitive matrix protein 1-like isoform X1 codes for MASHHEPSQQRVPPPHEPPNAAPVRPKPLWQPWSDSDDDRDLTSNRAGADNEGGSSSKELPTRTKKERRRHERHHELLSTAARARKERVPVAMEPADEVDRPLDMSTGRRASPPPYPAAGSSSGVGIPPSYPLRYPSPPDYGSASGPRPSVITCASSLRSSPAPSCPSPCGSTSSSASQSRTITANGSSSPPPRSRPAADGERLGAPQRREIISSGMCDPVIDEHFRRSLGERYTHLFASSSPSSTSNSTNTNDSSSRDGGAANKMPSTVNVTGLSVDDHFAKALGETWLKLQSETKEKEANSDSQPGSPLPSSAQRQGLLLT; via the exons ATGGCCAGCCACCACGAGCCCAGTCAACAGAGAGTTCCTCCTCCTCATGAACCCCCCAATGCTGCACCAGTCAGGCCAAAGCCCTTGTGGCAACCGTGGTCTGACAGCGATG ATGATCGAGATTTAACATCGAATCGAGCCGGTGCTGATAATGAAGGGGGTAGTAGTAGCAAGGAGCTACCGACGCGAACGAAGAAAGAACGCCGACGTCACGAACGCCACCATGAACTGCTCTCGACGGCCGCCAGGGCTCGCAAAGA gaGAGTTCCAGTTGCGATGGAACCGGCGGATGAAGTGGACAGACCATTGGATATGAGCACCGGACGTCGAGCTTCACCTCCACCTTATCCGGCAGCTGGATCGTCGTCTGGCGTCGGCATCCCACCATCATATCCTTTGAGGTATCCAAGTCCTCCGGATTATGGAAGTGCTTCAGGACCACGTCCATCGGTCATTACTTGCGCTTCCAGTTTAAGATCCAGTCCGGCTCCCAGCTGTCCCAGTCCGTGTGGCAGTACCAGTTCGTCGGCATCTCAGTCGAGGACAATAACAGCCAATGGATCATCATCTCCACCTCCCCGTTCCCGTCCAGCAGCTGACGGCGAGAGACTCGGTGCTCCTCAACGCCGCGAAATCATTTCCTCAG GTATGTGCGATCCGGTGATTGACGAACATTTCCGCCGCTCGCTGGGCGAGCGTTACACTCATTTGTTTGCGTCGTCATCGCCATCGTCTACCTCCAATTCAACCAATACGAATGACTCATCCTCACGGGATGGAGGAGCGGCAAACAAAATGCCTTCCACTGTCAACGTCACCGGACTCTCTG tgGATGATCATTTCGCCAAAGCCTTGGGAGAGACTTGGCTCAAATTGCAGAGCGAGACCAAGGAGAAAGAAGCCAATAGCGATTCGCAGCCCGGCTCTCCGCTACCATCATCAGCCCAGAGACAGGGACTACTTCTTACTTGA
- the LOC130690608 gene encoding sulfhydryl oxidase 1-like yields the protein MCEQLMKLLFITMGFQFFMNPLVGAIPLSNSVLYKDSDPIVQMNVANFQSTIVATSNAWLVEFYSSWCGHCIDFAPAFIQLANDVKGWEKVITVGAVDCAKDENIPLCRDYEIMGYPTLKFFPAFTDITQLGVIRTGGKKVDAIRISMIDYIEQQFMEKKAPPHWPLLGPLQNETIDDLWSHYNNNEIILLFEAANNTKYWSREAIMDAHQHAPHYPPIRRVNAMRQDLITKYNVRSLPAFVFLERTGKSEVYQVQPDREYMKKIMQKFFYSENEGSVVIPKSAHTTREPHVVHEDVKAAKDLVYMADLEGALLYAFGHEVSIHKLIAGKELIALKKLVDVLDRYFPGRAAMKETIHTLGRNLEKYKKQIRGEEFAELWRNALNGRETNQEWVGCRGSRPNFRGYPCGLWTTFHTLTVSYALKHPDNSEVNPALVLQAMKGFIKYFFGCAHCSNHFIDMAEDELNSIESVKSPRQAVLWLWAAHNKVNRRIASDASEDPKAPKIQFPASQNCPGCRVDGVEREEAVYDYLVKLYSSENISSTGLLVQISPARSGSSRIQSIPLGTLTFTSYDISLCAAIYLVSSLILMFVLCRILVKKRRNVRKQVYDVCGKLM from the exons ATGTGTGAACAGTTGATGAAATTATTGTTTATAACCATGGGGTTCCAGTTCTTCATGAACCCGCTTGTCGGTGCCATTCCGCTAAGCAATTCTGTGCTTTATAAAGATTCAG aTCCTATTGTTCAAATGAATGTTGCCAACTTCCAATCAACTATTGTTGCCACCAGCAATGCTTGGTTAGTTGAATTTTATAGTAGTTGGTGCGGACATTGTATAGATTTTGCCCCTGCATTTATCCAGCTTGCCAATGATGTAAAAG GCTGGGAGAAGGTGATTACTGTGGGAGCAGTAGACTGCGCCAAGGATGAAAATATTCCTTTATGCAGAGATTATGAAATTATGGGCTATCCAACCCTCAAATTCTTCCCTGCCTTTACTGACATCACTCAACTGGGTGTCATAAGAACAGGTGGTAAAAAAGTAGATGCCATTCGTATCAGCATGATTGACTACATTGAACAACaatttatggaaaaaaaagctccTCCTCATTGGCCACTACTAGGCCCACTCCA GAACGAAACGATCGACGATTTATGGAGTCACTACAACAATAATGAAATTATTCTTCTCTTTGAAGCGGCGAACAATACCAAATACTGGTCAAGGGAAGCAATCATGGATGCTCATCAGCATGCTCCACATTATCCGCCCATTCGCCGAGTGAATGCGATGCGTCAAGATTTGATCACGAAGTACAACGTCCGAAGCTTAccagcttttgtttttctggaaCGTACGGGTAAATCTGAAGTCTACCAAGTCCAGCCTGACCGAGAATACATGAAGAAGATTatgcagaaatttttttattctgagAATGAAGGGTCCGTTGTTATTCCCAAGTCAGCCCATACCACTCGGGAACCGCATGTCGTACATGAAGATGTAAAAGCTGCCAAAGACTTAGTTTATATGGCTGATTTAGAAGGGGCGCTGCTGTACGCATTTGGACATGAAGTCAGTATTCATAAGCTAATTGCTGGCAAAGAGCTTATTGCACTTAAAAAGCTTGTCGACGTACTTGATCGGTATTTTCCTGGTCGTGCTGCAATGAAAGAAACTATCCACACCCTTGGACGAAACctggaaaaatataagaaacaAATTCGCGGAGAAGAATTTGCCGAATTATGGCGCAATGCACTTAATGGTAGAGAAACAAATCAAGAATGGGTCGGATGTCGAGGAAGCCGACCGAATTTTCGAGGATATCCATGCGGTTTATGGACCACATTTCATACTCTGACTGTCAGCTATGCGTTGAAGCATCCAGATAATTCTGAAGTTAACCCGGCTCTTGTACTGCAAGCGATGAAGGGTTTCATCAAATACTTTTTTGGATGTGCCCATTGTTCTAATCATTTCATCGACATGGCCGAGGATGAACTAAATTCAATTGAATCAGTAAAATCACCGAGGCAAGCTGTTCTTTGGTTGTGGGCGGCCCATAACAAG GTTAACCGAAGAATCGCCAGCGATGCCAGTGAAGACCCAAAAGCACccaaaattcaatttcctgCATCCCAAAACTGCCCTGGATGTCGAGTAGACGGTGTCGAGAGGGAAGAGGCTGTCTATGACTACCTGGTCAAGCTCTATAGTTCCGAAAACATCAGTTCTACTGGCCTACTTGTACAAATATCTCCCGCAAGGTCGGGTAGCTCTAGGATCCAATCTATCCCTTTGGGCACCCTAACATTCACCAGTTACGACATAAGCCTTTGCGCCGCAATTTATCTGGTCTCTTCGCTTATATTAATGTTTGTTCTTTGCCGCATCCTGGTCAAAAAGCGTCGCAATGTTCGTAAACAGGTTTACGATGTTTGCGGCAAGCTCATGTGA
- the LOC130690566 gene encoding transcription cofactor vestigial-like protein 4 isoform X2: METPLDVLSRAATLIHDQLHRSSKQKDDRDLTSNRAGADNEGGSSSKELPTRTKKERRRHERHHELLSTAARARKERVPVAMEPADEVDRPLDMSTGRRASPPPYPAAGSSSGVGIPPSYPLRYPSPPDYGSASGPRPSVITCASSLRSSPAPSCPSPCGSTSSSASQSRTITANGSSSPPPRSRPAADGERLGAPQRREIISSGMCDPVIDEHFRRSLGERYTHLFASSSPSSTSNSTNTNDSSSRDGGAANKMPSTVNVTGLSVDDHFAKALGETWLKLQSETKEKEANSDSQPGSPLPSSAQRQGLLLT, from the exons ATGGAGACGCCGTTGGATGTGCTATCAAGAGCGGCGACGCTTATTCACGACCAACTTCATAGATCATCTAAACAGAAag ATGATCGAGATTTAACATCGAATCGAGCCGGTGCTGATAATGAAGGGGGTAGTAGTAGCAAGGAGCTACCGACGCGAACGAAGAAAGAACGCCGACGTCACGAACGCCACCATGAACTGCTCTCGACGGCCGCCAGGGCTCGCAAAGA gaGAGTTCCAGTTGCGATGGAACCGGCGGATGAAGTGGACAGACCATTGGATATGAGCACCGGACGTCGAGCTTCACCTCCACCTTATCCGGCAGCTGGATCGTCGTCTGGCGTCGGCATCCCACCATCATATCCTTTGAGGTATCCAAGTCCTCCGGATTATGGAAGTGCTTCAGGACCACGTCCATCGGTCATTACTTGCGCTTCCAGTTTAAGATCCAGTCCGGCTCCCAGCTGTCCCAGTCCGTGTGGCAGTACCAGTTCGTCGGCATCTCAGTCGAGGACAATAACAGCCAATGGATCATCATCTCCACCTCCCCGTTCCCGTCCAGCAGCTGACGGCGAGAGACTCGGTGCTCCTCAACGCCGCGAAATCATTTCCTCAG GTATGTGCGATCCGGTGATTGACGAACATTTCCGCCGCTCGCTGGGCGAGCGTTACACTCATTTGTTTGCGTCGTCATCGCCATCGTCTACCTCCAATTCAACCAATACGAATGACTCATCCTCACGGGATGGAGGAGCGGCAAACAAAATGCCTTCCACTGTCAACGTCACCGGACTCTCTG tgGATGATCATTTCGCCAAAGCCTTGGGAGAGACTTGGCTCAAATTGCAGAGCGAGACCAAGGAGAAAGAAGCCAATAGCGATTCGCAGCCCGGCTCTCCGCTACCATCATCAGCCCAGAGACAGGGACTACTTCTTACTTGA
- the LOC130690600 gene encoding eukaryotic translation initiation factor eIF1 → MSFQNLKTFDPFADADKGPGEAVQDGLVHIRIQQRNGRKTLTTIQGLSAEYDLKKIVRHCKKEFACNGTVVEHPEYGEVLQLQGDQRENICQWLTKTGLAKPEQLKVHGF, encoded by the exons ATGTCCTTCCAAAACTTGAAAACTTTCG ATCCCTTCGCCGACGCCGATAAGGGTCCGGGAGAAGCAGTACAGGATGGTCTAGTTCACATCCGTATTCAGCAGCGTAATGGTCGTAAAACCTTGACTACTATTCAAGGACTTTCTGCTGAGTatgatttaaagaaaattgttcGTCATTGCAAAAAG GAATTTGCTTGCAACGGAACTGTAGTTGAACACCCAGAGTATGGTGAGGTTCTCCAACTACAGGGAGATCAACGAGAAAACATCTGTCAATGGTTGACAAAGACTGGGTTGGCCAAGCCAGAACAGCTCAAAGTTCACGGTTTTTAA
- the LOC130690580 gene encoding syntaxin-7-like, which translates to MANSNFGTSSYQAGREGDFSKLSQQIGTNIQKISQNASSMQRIVVQLGTPADNQQLRNQLHQIQHYTGQLAKDTSKSLKDLGAISLQSTEQRVLKLQRERLLNDFTAALNSFQSLQREAAQREKDEVKRVRTASVLSPPDSSKEALVVLDETQSQSFQSSQQRQMQMQEEEVDVQALVERERAIRQLESDIVDVNTIFKELATMVHEQGEMVDSIEANVETAQMRVEEGTNQLSTAASYQTKIRRRKCFIAIIAAVVAIIIIGIIIWQSR; encoded by the exons ATGGCTAATAGTAATTTTGGCACGTCGTCCTACCAAGCCGGCCGTGAAGGCGATTTCTCAAAATTGTCTcaacaaattggaacaaacattcaaaaaatttctcaGAATG CATCATCTATGCAACGGATAGTTGTTCAACTGGGTACTCCAGCTGACAACCAACAACTTAGAAACCAATT ACATCAGATTCAACACTATACTGGGCAGTTGGCCAAAGACACTAGCAAATCATTGAAAGATTTGGGCGCTATTTCCTTACAATCAACAGAGCAG AGAGTATTGAAACTTCAACGAGAAAGGCTTCTAAATGACTTTACAGCTGCCCTTAACAGCTTTCAGAGCCTGCAGCGTGAAGCTGCTCAACGAGAAAAAGATGAG GTCAAACGAGTCCGTACTGCGTCGGTTCTCAGCCCTCCTGATAGTTCAAAGGAAGCCTTAGTTGTCCTTGATGAGACTCAATCGCAATCTTTTCAGTCATCACAGCAACGCCAGATGCAAAtgcaagaagaagaggtcgATGTTCAAGCGCTTGTGGAACGCGAAAGAGCCATTCGCCAGTTAGAG TCCGATATCGTTGACGTCAACACCATCTTCAAAGAATTAGCTACCATGGTTCATGAACAAGGAGAAATGGTTGATAGTATTGAAGCTAATGTGGAAACAGCCCAAATGCGTGTGGAAGAAGGCACCAACCAATTGTCCACTGCTGCTTCATACCAA acAAAAATACGgcgaagaaaatgtttcatagCTATTATAGCGGCTGTTGTGGCGATCATTATTATCGGTATAATCATCTGGCAGTCGCGTTGA
- the LOC130690586 gene encoding coiled-coil domain-containing protein 103-like: protein MDSDSIPVSFAQLEKDLISALESDARNQVENDAKLRAISQRVSYDEFRDIVHGAHLKPIASSSHPYSKTQKGRIWNNIALAKKSQELESSEARKSMLIPANNFGLNQLPISAQFLNSWQQSDKKSRLLILYKIGPTGLNNIFTIDMPTALLGEIFEALLCFNNPITDVVAVIKLMEALTKIKRFNLIVHFLNASERAICQQLIHKLLSSLVQREQDLAEAGITEWTIQELGKRFLVKL, encoded by the exons ATGGATTCAGATTCAATTCCTGTTAGTTTTGCTCAACTGGAGAAAGATCTTATTTCTGCTCTTGAAAGTGATGCTCGAAATCAAGTGGAAAATGATGCAAAACTGAGAGCCATCTCCCAAAGAGTTTCATATGATGAATTCAG AGACATTGTGCATGGAGCTCATCTAAAACCAATTGCAAGCAGCTCACATCCCTATAGCAAAACCCAGAAGGGAAGAATATGGAACAATATAGCCCTGGCAAAGAAAAGCCAAGAACTGGAATCGAGTGAAGCCAGGAAATCAATGTTGATCCCAGCAAATAACTTTGGCCTTAACCAACTGCCAATTTCTGCtcaatttttgaattcctGGCAACAATCAGACAAAAAGTCCAGACTTCTAATTTTGTACAAAATAGGTCCTACAGGTTTGAATAACATATTTACGATTGACATGCCAACAGCTCTGCTGGGAGAAATCTTTGAAGCTCTCTTATGCTTTAACAATCCCATAACAGATGTAGTAGCAGTGATCAAGCTTATGGAGGCTTTGACAAAAATTAAGAGATTTAACCTAATCGTGCATTTTCTCAATGCCTCTGAAAGAGCAATTTGCCAACAACTGATCCATAAGCTCCTGTCTAGTCTTGTTCAAAGAGAACAAGATCTTGCAGAAGCAGGGATTACTGAATGGACTATTCAAGAACTAGGCAAAAGATTTTTAGTGAAACTATAA